A DNA window from Impatiens glandulifera chromosome 7, dImpGla2.1, whole genome shotgun sequence contains the following coding sequences:
- the LOC124909964 gene encoding probable jasmonic acid carboxyl methyltransferase 1, whose translation MALPIVKNTIKEMLTIHLTSFEKLESFKIVDIGCGSGPNTLLFMSEIIDTFYNLSNQNNNQSPEISILLNDLYKNDFNNIFNALPLFYEQLKEKYGHEFSQRCFISVVASSFYERVLPSKSLHFVHSSSSLHWLSQVPENLDNKGHIYMAKDWKMILTLLGRSIPEPSSNDGCCLWELLAQSLLDMVSQGLVKKEDVDSFNLPFYTPYYDEVKEIVMKENSFDLDKIEVYMCNWDPNDDEDDYNNIFDKKKSGENIAKRIRAVSESMLVTHFGELPLDMVFKIFAERVANHLEMEKTKYTNLTICLKKK comes from the exons ATGGCACTACCCATTGTGAAGAATACCATCAAAGAGATGCTTACAATTCATTTAACGTCATTTGAAAAATTAGAGAGTTTTAAGATTGTGGATATTGGTTGTGGTTCAGGCCCCAACACTCTGTTATTTATGTCAGAGATTATCGACACCTTCTACAATTTGTCCAACCAAAACAACAACCAATCCCCAGAGATATCGATTTTGTTGAACGATTTGTACAAAAACGACttcaataacatttttaatgcACTCCCATTATTCTACGAGCAACTTAAGGAGAAATATGGACATGAATTTAGTCAAAGGTGTTTTATCTCTGTCGTGGCATCATCTTTTTATGAGAGGGTGCTACCAAGCAAAAGTTTGCATTTTGTACACTCTTCGAGTAGTCTTCATTGGCTCTCTcag GTACCAGAAAATCTAGACAACAAAGGACATATCTACATGGCAAAAGATT GGAAAATGATCCTTACACTTTTGGGAAGGAGCATTCCAGAACCATCTAGCAATGATGGTTGTTGCCTTTGGGAATTATTGGCTCAATCACTTCTTGATATGGTTTCTCAG GGGCTAGTTAAAAAGGAAGATGTGGATTCATTCAATTTACCTTTTTATACTCCTTATTATGATGAAGTGAAGGAAATAGTTATGAAAGAGAACTCTTTTGATCTTGACAAAATTGAGGTTTACATGTGCAATTGGGACCcaaatgatgatgaagatgattacaacaatatatttgataaaaagaaaagtGGAGAAAATATAGCCAAACGTATTAGAGCAGTTTCTGAGTCAATGTTGGTGACCCATTTCGGGGAGCTCCCCTTAGACATGGTGTTCAAGATATTTGCAGAGCGAGTAGCTAATCATCTCGAAATGGAGAAGACAAAATATACCAACCTCACAATTTGCCtcaagaaaaaataa